A section of the Streptomyces sp. NBC_01363 genome encodes:
- a CDS encoding non-ribosomal peptide synthetase encodes MNTPTLLERFAEQVAAHPRAVALRHTGTTLTYRELDEWSGRLAARLTAKGTGPGSLVALAAQRGPAAVAGVLAVLKTGAAYLGLDPAIPVRRQRRMVEETGPHCVLAEPGLDQFPTLDAPRVTLAPLTEGPLHQAPEQEPDEDALFHIVYTSGTTGNPKGVRISRRSVRGRLEWMWQDHPFPENAVLAVQKSLALVASPWELLGGLLKGVPSVVLATDELLDPALFAAAVEQERITHLFLTPQLIAGLLEESAGRPGGHRPVLVTSGADTLPVDTVLRFREVWPDATLLNLYGMTETASNVAAYDTARLPADAERVPVGSPVAGASLAVRDRLGRRLPTGVGGEVWVSGTPLALGYVGGDDEDRFTTDDAGVRHYRTGDRGRQLPDSVMEITGRADNQIKVRGYRVELEEIEATLRKAPDVTDAGAYAENEDGETRIVACVTADEETGAAALRAHLRDRLPDYMLPARIQQVPQLPRSTNGKLDRTALRTLVAGIGQEQAAGFTPSDATETAVAALWQELLGAPPASADQNFFDAGGHSLLAVRLANRLATTAGRRVPLRRILGAPTVTAIAALCRDIQQEEQI; translated from the coding sequence ATGAACACGCCGACCCTGCTGGAACGCTTCGCCGAGCAGGTGGCGGCCCACCCCCGGGCCGTCGCCCTGCGCCACACCGGCACCACCCTCACCTACCGTGAACTCGACGAATGGAGCGGCCGGCTGGCCGCCCGGCTCACCGCCAAGGGCACCGGTCCCGGCTCGCTGGTGGCACTCGCCGCCCAGCGCGGCCCTGCCGCCGTCGCCGGAGTCCTCGCCGTACTGAAGACCGGTGCCGCCTACCTCGGGCTGGACCCCGCGATACCCGTGCGACGGCAGCGCCGGATGGTGGAGGAGACCGGACCGCACTGCGTGCTGGCCGAGCCCGGACTCGACCAGTTCCCCACCCTGGACGCGCCGCGCGTCACCCTGGCGCCCCTCACCGAGGGCCCGCTGCACCAGGCCCCCGAGCAGGAGCCCGACGAGGACGCCCTGTTCCACATCGTCTACACCTCGGGGACGACCGGAAACCCCAAGGGCGTACGCATCAGCCGCCGTTCGGTCCGGGGCCGGCTGGAGTGGATGTGGCAGGACCACCCGTTCCCGGAGAACGCGGTGCTCGCCGTCCAGAAGTCCCTGGCACTGGTCGCCTCGCCCTGGGAGCTGCTGGGCGGACTGCTCAAGGGTGTCCCGTCCGTCGTGCTCGCCACCGACGAACTCCTCGATCCGGCGCTCTTCGCTGCCGCCGTCGAGCAGGAACGGATCACCCATCTCTTCCTGACCCCGCAGCTCATCGCCGGACTGCTGGAGGAGAGCGCCGGTCGCCCCGGCGGGCACCGGCCGGTCCTGGTCACCAGCGGTGCCGACACCCTGCCCGTGGACACCGTCCTGCGCTTCCGCGAGGTCTGGCCCGACGCCACCCTGCTCAACCTGTACGGCATGACGGAGACCGCCTCCAACGTCGCCGCGTACGACACCGCCCGACTGCCCGCCGACGCCGAACGCGTCCCCGTCGGCAGCCCCGTGGCGGGCGCCTCGCTCGCGGTCCGCGACCGGCTCGGCCGACGGCTGCCGACCGGTGTGGGCGGCGAGGTGTGGGTCTCCGGAACGCCACTGGCCCTCGGCTACGTCGGCGGCGACGACGAGGACCGCTTCACCACCGACGACGCCGGGGTCCGGCACTACCGCACCGGTGACCGGGGCCGCCAACTCCCGGACTCCGTCATGGAGATCACCGGCCGCGCCGACAACCAGATCAAGGTGCGCGGCTATCGTGTCGAGCTGGAGGAGATCGAGGCCACCCTGCGCAAGGCACCGGACGTCACCGACGCGGGGGCCTACGCGGAGAACGAGGACGGCGAGACACGCATCGTCGCCTGCGTCACCGCCGACGAGGAGACCGGCGCCGCCGCACTGCGCGCCCATCTGCGCGACCGGCTGCCCGACTACATGCTGCCCGCCCGCATCCAGCAGGTCCCGCAGCTCCCGCGCAGCACCAACGGCAAGCTGGACCGCACCGCCCTGCGCACACTCGTGGCAGGCATCGGGCAGGAACAGGCGGCCGGATTCACCCCGTCCGACGCCACCGAGACCGCCGTCGCCGCGCTCTGGCAGGAACTGCTCGGCGCCCCGCCCGCGTCGGCGGACCAGAACTTCTTCGACGCCGGAGGCCACTCCCTGCTCGCCGTACGGCTCGCCAACCGGCTGGCGACGACGGCGGGCCGCCGGGTGCCGCTGCGCCGCATCCTCGGCGCACCCACCGTCACCGCGATCGCCGCCCTGTGCCGCGACATCCAGCAGGAGGAGCAGATATGA
- a CDS encoding M20/M25/M40 family metallo-hydrolase, translating into MNVPWLTVPGEQPQGAATGTLAVCFAPTGAHGSTFASWRGRLPEDTTLAFVAPPGRGTRVDEEPVTDMAAYAEATAAGIRELRGGRRLVLIGVSLGALLAYETCRRLLDSGVPVARLCAVAGQCPGDFHGRGEEVTVEDARAFVAGTGLTDPELLADPEFEEVLLPPVIADLRLAAGYDGRLGAVPQVELRAVWATDDPHVPEVTVRRWAEWTRGDCSLMSVEGGHYAHQENPAAVISACLDGLPGTRPSRRSVLGAGATAVASTVLGLGTVASSAPAARADAATGTGTGSVSFDGDPTDPVGLAVAMIRQNTSNPGDGAVTLPLARMLQGIFRAAGVGTEIVPTPKDGNVHFFARVPGSGPATKKPLVLLGHSDVVPAIGDTWETDPFAGEIRDGKLYGRGSLDMKGVNAAFVAALLRHVREGAAFDRDIVFWSDCDEEQGPYGVRWFLTEHPGKVTAGAVITEGGWVLDQRDGTTPMIASLTCNDKRSLLLRLETASYATHTSKPFSGQAVIRLGEVLDRLGQWRAHIRPNALSRRYFAELAEATTDRPFAKALREMLGARTDRQRDRAGEAVVRLSETPELHNAMLRTTLAFTAAQSGYYPSIVPGTATAEFRAAFLPGAEDPGRIVAELRSLIGNRATLSVVGNPGETEQQALDRLRGYLATPDSDYDTDVFRAWQSAVRRTHPGVRATACQFEAVTSAVPFREQNIPVYGMYPFTVNRDMLKRMHGTDEHIGVEALRQGTETVYQLLAGLRTDA; encoded by the coding sequence ATGAACGTCCCATGGCTGACCGTGCCGGGCGAGCAGCCGCAGGGCGCCGCCACCGGCACCCTTGCCGTCTGCTTCGCACCCACCGGCGCCCACGGCTCCACGTTCGCGAGCTGGCGCGGCCGGCTTCCCGAGGACACGACCCTTGCCTTCGTCGCACCGCCGGGCCGCGGCACCCGCGTCGACGAGGAGCCCGTCACCGACATGGCCGCCTACGCCGAGGCGACGGCGGCCGGGATCCGTGAACTGCGGGGCGGGCGGCGGCTGGTGCTGATCGGAGTCAGCCTCGGCGCCCTGCTGGCGTACGAGACCTGCCGCAGGCTGCTCGACTCCGGGGTGCCCGTGGCACGGCTGTGCGCCGTGGCCGGACAGTGCCCCGGCGACTTCCACGGCCGCGGCGAGGAAGTGACGGTAGAGGACGCCCGTGCCTTCGTCGCCGGGACCGGACTGACCGACCCGGAGCTGCTGGCGGACCCCGAGTTCGAGGAGGTGCTGCTGCCTCCCGTCATCGCCGATCTGCGGCTGGCCGCCGGGTACGACGGCCGCCTCGGAGCCGTTCCGCAGGTCGAGCTGCGCGCGGTGTGGGCCACCGACGACCCGCACGTGCCCGAGGTCACCGTGCGCCGCTGGGCCGAGTGGACCCGGGGCGACTGCTCCCTGATGTCCGTCGAGGGCGGCCACTACGCCCACCAGGAGAACCCGGCCGCGGTCATCTCCGCCTGCCTCGACGGACTCCCCGGAACCCGGCCGTCACGGCGCTCCGTGCTCGGTGCCGGGGCGACGGCCGTCGCGTCCACGGTGCTGGGCCTCGGCACGGTGGCCTCGTCGGCACCCGCAGCGCGGGCCGACGCGGCGACGGGGACGGGGACGGGCAGCGTCTCCTTCGACGGCGATCCCACCGACCCCGTGGGCCTCGCCGTCGCCATGATCCGTCAGAACACCAGCAACCCCGGCGACGGCGCGGTCACCCTGCCGCTCGCCCGGATGCTCCAGGGCATCTTCCGGGCCGCCGGGGTCGGCACCGAGATCGTGCCCACTCCGAAGGACGGCAACGTCCACTTCTTCGCCCGCGTCCCCGGCAGCGGACCGGCCACGAAGAAGCCCCTGGTCCTGCTCGGCCACTCCGACGTGGTGCCCGCCATCGGCGACACATGGGAGACGGACCCCTTCGCCGGCGAGATCAGGGACGGCAAGCTGTACGGCCGCGGCTCGCTGGACATGAAGGGCGTCAACGCCGCCTTCGTCGCCGCTCTGCTGCGCCATGTCCGCGAGGGAGCGGCCTTCGACCGCGACATCGTCTTCTGGTCCGACTGCGACGAGGAGCAGGGCCCCTACGGCGTGCGCTGGTTCCTCACGGAACACCCCGGCAAGGTGACGGCGGGTGCGGTCATCACCGAGGGCGGCTGGGTACTCGACCAGCGCGACGGCACCACGCCCATGATCGCCTCGCTCACCTGCAACGACAAGCGCTCCCTGCTGCTGCGCCTGGAGACGGCCTCGTACGCCACCCACACGTCCAAGCCGTTCAGCGGACAGGCGGTGATCCGGCTGGGCGAGGTGCTCGACCGGCTCGGGCAGTGGCGTGCCCACATCCGCCCGAACGCACTGTCCCGGCGGTACTTCGCCGAACTGGCCGAGGCCACCACCGACCGGCCCTTCGCCAAGGCTCTCCGGGAGATGCTCGGCGCCCGCACGGACCGGCAGCGGGACAGAGCGGGGGAAGCGGTGGTGCGGCTCAGCGAGACCCCGGAGCTGCACAACGCGATGCTGCGGACCACGCTCGCCTTCACCGCCGCCCAGTCCGGCTACTACCCGAGCATCGTGCCGGGCACGGCGACCGCGGAGTTCCGGGCCGCCTTCCTGCCGGGGGCCGAGGACCCCGGACGCATCGTCGCCGAACTGCGCTCGCTGATCGGCAACCGGGCGACGCTGAGTGTCGTCGGCAACCCCGGTGAGACCGAGCAACAGGCTCTGGACCGGCTGCGCGGCTATCTGGCCACGCCCGACTCCGACTACGACACGGACGTCTTCCGCGCCTGGCAGAGCGCCGTACGCCGGACCCATCCCGGAGTACGGGCCACCGCCTGCCAGTTCGAGGCGGTCACCAGCGCGGTGCCGTTCCGGGAACAGAACATACCCGTGTACGGCATGTATCCGTTCACCGTGAACCGGGACATGCTCAAGCGCATGCACGGCACCGACGAACACATCGGCGTCGAAGCACTGCGGCAGGGCACCGAGACCGTCTACCAACTCCTGGCCGGGCTGCGGACCGACGCCTGA
- the glpK gene encoding glycerol kinase GlpK, with the protein MADFVGAVDQGTTSSRFMIFDHGGNEVARHQLEHEQILPRSGWVEHDPVEIWERTNSVMQTALRTGGLSATDLAAIGITNQRETTVVWDPRTGRPYCNAIVWQDTRTDSIAKALENEGHGEVIRRKSGLPPATYFSGGKIKWILDNVDGVRAAAEQGHAVFGNTDCWVLWNLTGGPDGGIHATDVTNASRTMLMNLETLDWDDELLDIFGIPRAMLPAIRPSSDAEAYGRTRTSRPLRAAIPITGVLGDQQAATVGQVCFEPGEAKNTYGTGNFLVLNTGTEPIRSKHGLLTTVAYRFGQSPPVYALEGSIAVTGSAVQWLRDQMKIITNASESEHLARTVEDNGGMYFVPAFSGLFAPYWRSDARGAIVGLARYNTNGHLARATLEAICYQSRDVVEAMEQDSGVHLDVLKVDGGVTANDLCMQIQADVLGVPVSRPVVAETTALGAAYAAGLATGFWQDQKELREHWQESKRWEPQWSEDQRAEGYANWKRAVERTLDWVSVG; encoded by the coding sequence ATGGCGGACTTCGTCGGCGCAGTGGACCAAGGCACCACCAGCAGCCGCTTCATGATCTTCGATCACGGCGGAAACGAAGTGGCCAGACACCAGTTGGAGCACGAGCAGATCCTGCCCCGGTCGGGCTGGGTGGAGCACGATCCGGTGGAGATCTGGGAGCGCACCAACTCGGTGATGCAGACCGCTCTGCGCACCGGTGGTCTGAGCGCCACCGATCTCGCCGCCATCGGGATCACCAACCAGCGCGAGACGACCGTCGTCTGGGACCCCCGCACCGGCCGTCCGTACTGCAACGCCATCGTGTGGCAGGACACCCGCACCGACTCGATCGCCAAGGCCCTGGAGAACGAGGGGCACGGCGAGGTCATCAGGCGCAAGTCGGGTCTACCTCCGGCCACTTACTTCTCCGGCGGGAAGATCAAGTGGATCCTCGACAATGTCGACGGGGTCCGCGCCGCCGCGGAGCAGGGGCACGCGGTGTTCGGGAACACGGACTGCTGGGTGCTGTGGAACCTCACCGGCGGACCCGACGGCGGTATCCACGCCACGGATGTGACCAACGCCAGCCGGACGATGCTGATGAATCTGGAGACGCTCGACTGGGACGACGAGCTGCTGGACATCTTCGGCATCCCCCGGGCGATGCTCCCGGCGATCCGGCCCTCCTCCGACGCGGAGGCGTACGGCCGCACGCGCACGTCCCGGCCGCTGCGCGCCGCGATCCCGATCACGGGAGTGCTCGGCGACCAGCAGGCGGCCACGGTGGGACAGGTGTGCTTCGAGCCGGGCGAGGCGAAGAACACGTACGGCACCGGCAACTTCCTCGTGCTCAACACCGGGACGGAACCGATCCGGTCGAAGCACGGCCTGCTCACCACCGTCGCCTACCGATTCGGGCAGAGTCCGCCGGTCTACGCCCTGGAGGGCTCCATCGCGGTCACCGGGTCCGCGGTGCAGTGGCTGCGGGACCAGATGAAGATCATCACGAACGCGAGCGAGAGCGAACACCTCGCCCGGACCGTCGAGGACAACGGCGGGATGTACTTCGTGCCGGCCTTCTCGGGCCTCTTCGCGCCGTACTGGCGCTCGGACGCCCGGGGCGCCATCGTCGGCCTGGCCCGCTACAACACCAACGGCCATCTGGCGAGGGCCACTCTGGAGGCCATCTGCTACCAGAGCCGGGATGTGGTGGAGGCGATGGAACAGGACTCCGGCGTCCACCTCGACGTGCTCAAGGTCGACGGCGGGGTCACGGCCAACGACCTCTGCATGCAGATCCAGGCGGATGTGCTCGGAGTCCCCGTCAGCCGCCCGGTCGTCGCCGAGACGACCGCGCTCGGTGCCGCCTACGCGGCCGGGCTGGCCACCGGATTCTGGCAGGACCAGAAAGAGTTGCGAGAACACTGGCAGGAGTCGAAGCGCTGGGAGCCGCAGTGGAGCGAGGACCAGCGGGCGGAGGGGTACGCAAACTGGAAGCGGGCCGTGGAACGCACCCTGGACTGGGTCAGCGTGGGATGA
- a CDS encoding MIP/aquaporin family protein — MERLKKSGIVGELSAEFLGTMILILFGCGVVAQVVAGGALTDPAGGLGNHDSIAWAWGLGVTLGVYVAARLSGAHLNPAVTLSLAAFKGFPWQKVAPYSLAQLAGAFVAALLVRWNYTEALAKADPGHTIKTQFVFSTLPANGNPALPVHEWGAFRDQVIGTAILVLLIFAVTDLLNTPPGSNLGPFIVGLIVVAIGMAFGTNAGYAINPARDLGPRLASFLTGYGGAWRDQYGNFYFWVPIVGPLVGGPLGAFVYKIFISRFLPTAEPEPEGTIPLPPEK, encoded by the coding sequence ATGGAGCGGCTCAAGAAGTCCGGAATCGTCGGGGAACTCTCGGCGGAGTTTCTCGGCACGATGATTCTGATCCTCTTCGGCTGCGGTGTCGTGGCCCAGGTCGTGGCCGGCGGTGCGCTCACCGATCCGGCGGGCGGCCTCGGAAATCACGACAGCATCGCCTGGGCGTGGGGTCTCGGAGTCACTCTGGGCGTCTATGTGGCGGCCAGACTGAGCGGAGCCCATCTCAATCCGGCGGTGACTCTCTCGCTCGCCGCTTTCAAGGGCTTCCCCTGGCAGAAGGTGGCGCCCTACTCCCTCGCGCAGCTCGCGGGGGCGTTCGTCGCGGCACTGCTGGTGCGCTGGAACTACACGGAGGCGCTGGCGAAGGCGGACCCCGGGCACACGATCAAGACGCAGTTCGTGTTCTCCACCCTGCCCGCCAACGGAAACCCCGCGCTTCCGGTCCACGAATGGGGGGCGTTCCGGGACCAGGTCATCGGCACCGCCATCCTCGTACTGCTGATCTTCGCGGTCACGGATCTCCTCAACACCCCGCCGGGCTCCAACCTCGGTCCTTTCATCGTGGGCCTCATCGTGGTGGCCATCGGCATGGCGTTCGGGACCAATGCCGGGTACGCGATCAATCCGGCCCGTGACCTCGGCCCCCGTCTCGCGAGCTTCCTGACCGGCTACGGAGGGGCGTGGCGCGATCAGTACGGGAACTTCTACTTCTGGGTGCCGATCGTGGGACCGCTCGTCGGCGGCCCACTGGGAGCCTTCGTCTACAAGATCTTCATCAGCCGCTTCCTGCCCACGGCCGAACCGGAGCCGGAGGGCACCATCCCGCTACCGCCGGAGAAGTGA
- a CDS encoding MarR family winged helix-turn-helix transcriptional regulator has translation MTENDPPLAPEELAHRLTEVFALVGPLYRRVQRKVEQAAPIEGLSVGVRAVLDLLREHGPMTVPQMGRAQALSRQFVQRMVNDAAAGQLVEIIPNPAHRRSSLVRLTEGGRAAITAALTREQSLLRQVDGDLTDADVTACVRVLGRMLDLFDSVDLD, from the coding sequence ATGACCGAAAACGATCCGCCCCTGGCACCCGAGGAACTGGCCCACCGGCTCACGGAGGTCTTCGCCCTGGTCGGCCCGCTCTACCGGCGTGTGCAACGCAAGGTGGAACAGGCCGCGCCGATCGAGGGCCTGTCCGTCGGCGTGCGTGCCGTACTGGATCTGCTGCGTGAGCATGGACCCATGACGGTCCCGCAGATGGGCCGGGCACAGGCGCTGAGCCGGCAGTTCGTGCAGCGCATGGTCAACGACGCCGCGGCCGGGCAACTGGTCGAGATCATTCCCAACCCGGCCCATCGGCGGTCGTCCCTGGTCCGGCTGACCGAGGGCGGCAGAGCGGCGATCACCGCCGCACTGACCCGCGAGCAGTCCCTGCTGCGCCAGGTGGACGGGGATCTGACCGATGCCGATGTGACGGCCTGCGTACGGGTGCTCGGCAGGATGCTGGACCTCTTCGACAGCGTCGACCTGGACTGA
- a CDS encoding alpha/beta fold hydrolase produces MNAASELKFFETDDGRLVYRDTGEGPLLVLLHGGFLDHGMWDDQVPELARDHRVIVPDARGHGGSSNASRPFRHTDDLAAMLRHLDAGPAVLVGVSMGGATALDTALEHPDLVRALVVSGAGTSEPEFHDPWSRQVLAEQARSLAAGDIGGWIDAFMLFAAGPHRTLDDVDGAVVRRLRAMTERTLAKHTADEPDRLVPVSDTWARAAEIDVPVLAIAGGIDSDDHLAMVQRLARTVADGREAIVEGTAHYPHMERPDAFGEILGEFLTAVSAREGGAV; encoded by the coding sequence ATGAATGCTGCCTCCGAGCTGAAATTCTTCGAAACCGACGACGGCCGCCTCGTGTACCGCGACACCGGGGAGGGCCCGCTGCTGGTGCTGCTGCACGGCGGATTCCTGGACCACGGGATGTGGGACGACCAGGTGCCGGAGCTCGCGCGGGATCACCGAGTGATCGTGCCGGACGCCCGCGGGCACGGCGGATCGTCCAACGCGAGCAGGCCCTTCCGGCACACGGACGACCTGGCCGCCATGCTGCGCCATCTCGACGCCGGCCCCGCGGTCCTGGTCGGAGTGTCGATGGGCGGGGCCACCGCGCTCGACACCGCGCTCGAACACCCCGATCTGGTACGTGCGCTGGTCGTCAGCGGGGCGGGGACGAGTGAGCCCGAGTTCCACGACCCCTGGTCCCGTCAGGTCCTGGCCGAGCAGGCCCGCTCCCTGGCCGCCGGTGACATCGGGGGATGGATCGACGCCTTCATGCTCTTCGCGGCGGGGCCGCACCGCACGCTCGACGACGTCGACGGCGCTGTGGTGCGACGCCTGCGCGCGATGACCGAGCGGACGCTGGCCAAGCACACCGCGGACGAACCCGACCGGCTCGTGCCCGTCTCCGACACCTGGGCGCGGGCGGCGGAGATCGACGTCCCGGTGCTGGCCATCGCGGGCGGCATCGATTCGGACGATCACCTCGCCATGGTCCAGCGCCTCGCACGGACGGTCGCCGACGGGCGCGAGGCGATCGTCGAGGGGACCGCGCACTATCCCCACATGGAACGGCCGGATGCCTTCGGCGAGATCCTCGGGGAATTCCTGACGGCCGTGTCCGCCCGGGAGGGCGGCGCCGTCTGA
- a CDS encoding DUF305 domain-containing protein yields MSASLSSAARRRTLAAAGTVAAFALTLAACGSSDGSKSDGSSMPGMNHGSRSASAPATPGGAFNDADVTFAQQMIPHHQQAIEMARLADGRASDPEIKKLATAIEKAQDPEINTMKGWLTSWGKPLPASSSSMGDMPGMDHGSDGSGMPGMMSGKDMGDLAAAKGRDFDKKFAQLMIGHHQGAVTMAEDEQKNGDNADAKKLAGAVVTAQTAEIEQMNKIIDRL; encoded by the coding sequence ATGTCCGCTTCCCTGTCCTCTGCTGCCCGCCGCCGTACGCTCGCGGCCGCCGGCACCGTCGCCGCCTTCGCTCTGACGCTGGCGGCCTGCGGTTCCTCCGACGGCTCGAAGTCCGACGGTTCGTCCATGCCCGGCATGAACCACGGCTCGCGCAGCGCCTCCGCACCGGCCACCCCCGGCGGTGCGTTCAACGACGCGGACGTGACGTTCGCACAGCAGATGATCCCGCACCACCAGCAGGCCATCGAGATGGCGAGGCTGGCCGACGGCCGCGCCTCCGACCCCGAGATCAAGAAGCTGGCCACCGCGATCGAGAAGGCCCAGGACCCCGAGATCAACACGATGAAGGGCTGGCTGACTTCGTGGGGCAAGCCGCTGCCCGCGTCCTCGTCCTCGATGGGTGACATGCCCGGGATGGACCACGGCTCGGACGGTTCGGGAATGCCCGGAATGATGTCCGGCAAGGACATGGGCGACCTGGCGGCCGCCAAGGGCAGGGACTTCGACAAGAAGTTCGCCCAGCTCATGATCGGCCACCACCAAGGCGCGGTCACCATGGCCGAGGACGAGCAGAAGAACGGCGACAACGCCGACGCGAAGAAGCTCGCCGGCGCTGTCGTCACGGCTCAGACCGCCGAGATCGAGCAGATGAACAAGATCATCGACCGGCTCTGA
- a CDS encoding ATP-binding cassette domain-containing protein: protein MATPTTPHASLTCSALSFRWPDGTTVFDGLSLSIGRGRIGLVGTNGAGKSTLLRLLAGRLRPSQGSVTVGGSLAHLPQNITLDTTLRVDRALGIAERRDALRAIEAGDVDEKHFETIGDDWDVEERALATLGSLGLGGVELDRTVGQLSGGETVLLRLAALLLERPDVLLLDEPTNNLDMFARRRLYEAVDSWRSGVLVVVSHDLELLERVDRIAELRAGSVSWYGGGWSAYQEAVATEQEAAGRMLRAAEADVRRQKRELEETQVKLARRQRNGRKIEAEGSLPKILAGRRKRSAQESAGKLRGVHEERLGEARERREEAADAIRDDAEIRVGLPHTAVPAGRSVLNLHELRPRFGRLREGSLRVQGPERIALVGRNGAGKTTLLRTITGELAPLSGEARTFVPTRFLPQRLDVLDEELSVAANVARMAPGVTDNHIRAQLARFLFRGKRAEQSAGTLSGGERFRAALAATMLAAPAPQLLMMDEPTNNLDIASARQLTGALESYEGALLIASHDLPFLESVGITRWLLVAEELRETTAQEVGALLATPEHASPA from the coding sequence ATGGCGACACCCACCACCCCCCACGCCTCCCTCACCTGCTCGGCCCTGTCCTTCCGGTGGCCGGACGGCACGACCGTCTTCGACGGCCTCTCGCTCAGCATCGGCCGGGGCCGCATCGGTCTCGTCGGCACCAACGGCGCGGGCAAGTCCACACTGCTGCGGCTGCTCGCCGGTCGGCTGCGCCCGTCCCAGGGTTCGGTGACCGTGGGCGGCAGCCTCGCCCACCTTCCGCAGAACATCACCCTCGACACGACACTGCGGGTGGACCGGGCCCTGGGCATCGCCGAACGGCGCGACGCGCTGCGTGCCATCGAGGCCGGCGATGTCGACGAGAAGCACTTCGAGACGATCGGCGACGACTGGGACGTGGAGGAACGGGCCCTGGCGACACTGGGCTCACTCGGACTCGGCGGCGTCGAACTGGACCGCACCGTCGGCCAGTTGTCCGGCGGGGAGACCGTCCTGCTGCGCCTGGCAGCGCTGCTGCTGGAGCGTCCCGATGTCCTCCTCCTGGACGAGCCCACCAACAACCTCGACATGTTCGCGCGCCGGAGGCTCTACGAGGCCGTCGACTCCTGGCGCTCGGGCGTACTGGTCGTGGTCAGCCATGACCTCGAACTGCTGGAGCGCGTGGACCGCATCGCCGAACTGCGCGCCGGGTCCGTGAGCTGGTACGGCGGTGGCTGGTCCGCGTACCAGGAGGCCGTGGCCACCGAACAGGAGGCCGCCGGACGGATGTTGCGGGCCGCGGAAGCCGATGTGCGCCGCCAGAAACGCGAGTTGGAGGAGACCCAGGTGAAGCTGGCCCGGCGCCAGAGGAACGGCAGGAAGATCGAGGCCGAGGGGAGCCTCCCGAAGATCCTGGCCGGCCGCCGCAAGCGGTCCGCGCAGGAGTCGGCGGGCAAACTTCGCGGCGTCCACGAGGAGCGGCTCGGCGAGGCGCGCGAGCGCCGGGAGGAGGCCGCGGACGCGATCCGCGACGATGCCGAGATCCGCGTGGGCCTTCCCCACACGGCGGTGCCCGCCGGACGCAGCGTGTTGAACCTGCACGAGTTGCGCCCCCGGTTCGGCAGGCTGCGCGAGGGCAGTCTCCGCGTGCAGGGACCCGAGCGGATCGCGCTCGTCGGTCGCAACGGCGCCGGGAAGACGACACTGCTGCGCACGATCACCGGTGAGCTGGCCCCCTTGTCCGGCGAGGCCAGGACCTTCGTGCCGACGCGGTTCCTTCCGCAGCGGCTCGACGTGCTGGACGAGGAGCTGAGCGTCGCGGCGAACGTGGCCCGCATGGCGCCCGGGGTCACCGACAACCACATCCGTGCCCAGCTCGCGCGCTTCCTGTTCCGGGGGAAGCGCGCGGAGCAGTCGGCGGGCACGCTGTCGGGCGGAGAACGCTTCCGTGCCGCCCTCGCGGCGACGATGCTCGCCGCACCGGCCCCGCAGCTGCTGATGATGGACGAACCGACCAACAACCTCGATATCGCCAGCGCGCGGCAGCTGACCGGTGCGCTGGAGTCCTACGAGGGCGCACTGCTGATCGCCAGTCACGATCTGCCGTTCCTCGAATCGGTCGGCATCACCCGGTGGCTGCTGGTCGCGGAGGAGCTCCGGGAGACCACCGCACAGGAGGTGGGTGCTCTGCTGGCGACGCCGGAGCACGCGAGCCCGGCCTGA
- a CDS encoding transglycosylase SLT domain-containing protein: protein MTSTVTYRRRRATSLTRGFIALGTGAAALMLPLIGAHAASAAPAQTARAAAPTAAYTDNLDGWIKESLAVMAQHGIPGSYNGIHRNVMRESSGNPLAINKWDSNAAAGTPSKGLLQIIDPTFRAYHVPGTAMDSYDPVANITAACNYAAAKYGSIDNVSGAY from the coding sequence ATGACCTCAACGGTTACATACCGTCGTCGCAGGGCCACCTCGCTGACCAGGGGCTTCATCGCCCTGGGCACGGGTGCCGCCGCACTCATGCTGCCGCTGATCGGGGCCCACGCCGCCTCGGCTGCGCCGGCGCAGACCGCCCGTGCCGCCGCGCCGACCGCGGCGTATACGGACAATCTGGACGGCTGGATCAAGGAGTCGCTGGCCGTCATGGCCCAGCACGGCATCCCCGGAAGCTACAACGGCATCCACCGCAACGTCATGCGCGAGTCTTCCGGCAATCCCCTCGCCATCAACAAATGGGACTCGAACGCCGCCGCCGGAACGCCGTCCAAGGGCCTCCTCCAGATCATCGATCCGACGTTCCGGGCCTACCACGTGCCCGGCACGGCGATGGACAGCTACGACCCCGTCGCCAACATCACGGCAGCCTGCAACTACGCGGCTGCCAAGTACGGCTCCATCGACAACGTCTCCGGGGCCTACTGA